From the genome of Rosettibacter firmus, one region includes:
- a CDS encoding sialate O-acetylesterase, translating into MKKYLLFLLTISIINAQNGNKKNFEMPSIFSDNMVLQQKSFVPIWGKATPGSKIKVETGWKQKAITNVNKDGNWILKIKTPKAGGPYEMKIQTDDTTVIYKNIMIGEVWLCSGQSNMEMPLAGWPPRDTIFGAREEIKNATNPNIRFFTVTRAISTKPEFNCEGKWEESNPETASKFSATAYFFGKKLYDELKVPIGLIHSSWGGTPVEAWTGGKYISQVDDYKTIVEQLEKSKDEIIKLKEWLATKPIVDISTREEKWKNVDFKDSICSKIDFDDSKWKEMNLPTTWERTEVGNFDGVIWFRKKIEIPESWINKELKLELGPIDDIDATFVNGIKVGGYEEEGFWQEDRIYTIPSNIVNNKELLIAVRVIDNQGGGGIWGAKEKMKIYPKDSSEFISLSGLWKYLPVAEYSGGKYYVFDVISEEYYQRPKLSVDLSAYTPTTLYNAMIAPLIPYRIKGVIWYQGESNTGNPELYKTLFPLMIKNWRDDWKQGNFPFYYVQIAPYNYGEQTQSQKLREAQLKTLKVPKTGMVVTLDIGNPENIHPGNKKDVGVRLALWALAKDYNKKFFYSGPIYKSMKILNDKIELSFDYADGGLIIKERNGNNNFLIAGKDKVFKKAEVKVKGKKLIVYNPEIKNPVAVRYCWDNTSEATLFNKAAGLPASSFRTDNWDE; encoded by the coding sequence ATGAAAAAATACCTTCTCTTTCTTCTGACTATTTCAATTATTAATGCTCAAAATGGTAACAAGAAAAATTTTGAGATGCCATCAATATTTTCTGATAATATGGTTTTACAACAGAAATCTTTTGTTCCGATTTGGGGGAAGGCTACACCAGGATCAAAAATTAAAGTAGAGACTGGCTGGAAGCAAAAAGCAATTACAAATGTTAATAAAGATGGAAACTGGATTCTTAAGATTAAAACACCAAAAGCAGGTGGTCCATATGAAATGAAAATTCAAACAGATGATACTACAGTTATTTACAAAAATATTATGATAGGTGAAGTCTGGTTGTGTTCGGGACAATCAAATATGGAAATGCCACTTGCAGGATGGCCACCAAGAGATACAATATTTGGTGCAAGAGAAGAAATTAAAAATGCTACTAACCCGAATATTAGATTCTTTACTGTTACGCGTGCAATATCTACAAAACCAGAATTTAATTGCGAAGGAAAATGGGAAGAATCTAATCCAGAAACAGCAAGTAAGTTTAGTGCAACTGCATATTTCTTTGGTAAAAAGTTATATGATGAACTAAAAGTTCCAATTGGACTTATTCATTCAAGCTGGGGAGGTACACCTGTAGAAGCATGGACAGGTGGAAAATACATTTCACAAGTCGATGATTACAAAACTATTGTTGAACAACTGGAAAAGAGTAAAGACGAAATTATTAAATTAAAAGAATGGCTTGCTACAAAGCCAATTGTAGATATATCAACAAGAGAAGAAAAGTGGAAGAATGTCGATTTTAAAGATTCAATCTGTTCCAAAATTGATTTTGATGATAGCAAATGGAAAGAAATGAATCTTCCAACAACATGGGAAAGAACAGAAGTTGGAAATTTTGATGGTGTAATATGGTTCAGAAAAAAAATTGAAATACCAGAATCATGGATTAATAAAGAGCTTAAACTTGAACTTGGTCCAATTGATGATATCGATGCAACATTTGTAAATGGAATTAAAGTAGGAGGCTACGAAGAAGAAGGCTTCTGGCAGGAAGATAGAATTTATACCATTCCATCAAATATTGTAAACAATAAAGAACTATTGATTGCAGTTCGTGTAATTGATAATCAGGGTGGTGGTGGAATCTGGGGTGCAAAAGAAAAAATGAAAATTTATCCCAAAGATTCTTCAGAATTTATTTCGCTATCTGGTTTATGGAAATATTTGCCAGTCGCAGAATATTCAGGAGGAAAGTATTATGTATTTGATGTAATTAGTGAAGAATATTATCAAAGACCAAAACTTTCTGTCGATTTATCTGCATATACTCCCACTACACTTTATAATGCAATGATTGCACCATTAATCCCTTATCGAATAAAAGGTGTAATCTGGTATCAGGGTGAATCCAATACAGGAAATCCTGAGCTTTATAAAACTCTCTTTCCTTTAATGATTAAAAACTGGCGTGACGATTGGAAACAGGGAAATTTTCCTTTCTATTATGTTCAAATTGCACCTTATAATTACGGAGAACAAACTCAATCTCAAAAATTAAGAGAAGCACAACTTAAAACTCTCAAAGTACCTAAAACTGGAATGGTTGTAACTCTTGATATCGGTAATCCAGAAAACATTCATCCTGGAAATAAAAAAGATGTTGGAGTGCGACTGGCACTCTGGGCACTTGCAAAAGATTACAATAAAAAATTCTTTTATTCTGGACCAATTTATAAATCAATGAAAATTTTAAATGACAAAATTGAATTAAGCTTTGATTATGCAGACGGTGGACTTATTATAAAAGAAAGAAATGGTAATAATAATTTTTTAATAGCTGGTAAAGATAAAGTATTCAAAAAAGCAGAAGTAAAAGTGAAAGGGAAAAAATTAATTGTATATAATCCAGAAATAAAAAATCCAGTTGCTGTACGTTATTGCTGGGATAATACTTCAGAAGCAACTTTGTTTAATAAAGCAGCAGGTTTGCCTGCTTCTTCTTTTAGAACAGATAATTGGGATGAATAA
- a CDS encoding alpha/beta hydrolase translates to MQLLYLMKFNFIFVLILFAQDCNVLEENSTLMISFKMFSENVKDTFQIDISFPESYSKNTNQKYPVLFLTDGNWRRDQHKTIHELSKQKVIKELVIVGIGYPDSYNPNIIRKRDLIEHADKFLNFICDELIPHIENKYRVTNERTLWGSSFGGFFGMYALFNYVDKTKNVFNNYIIVSPAAKEKTFYNNQYLDLFDLEKILYSRTKELEVNLYMAVGGNEDPERFLDPFKDLIDILQKRNYKNFYMKSYIDAGKDHYTVWEPALYEGVKMFFGINKL, encoded by the coding sequence ATGCAACTATTATACTTGATGAAATTTAATTTTATTTTTGTTTTAATATTATTTGCTCAGGACTGTAATGTGCTTGAAGAAAATTCTACTTTAATGATAAGTTTCAAGATGTTCTCGGAAAATGTAAAAGATACTTTTCAAATTGATATTTCATTCCCGGAAAGCTATTCAAAAAATACAAATCAAAAATATCCGGTTCTATTTCTAACTGATGGAAACTGGAGAAGAGATCAACACAAAACCATTCATGAGTTATCGAAGCAGAAAGTAATTAAAGAGTTGGTAATAGTTGGTATTGGTTATCCTGATTCTTATAATCCCAATATTATAAGAAAAAGAGATCTAATTGAGCATGCAGATAAATTTCTCAATTTTATTTGCGATGAATTAATTCCCCATATAGAAAATAAATATCGTGTAACAAATGAAAGAACTTTGTGGGGTTCTTCTTTTGGAGGATTTTTTGGAATGTATGCACTTTTTAATTATGTAGATAAAACAAAAAATGTATTCAATAATTACATTATTGTCAGTCCTGCAGCAAAAGAAAAGACTTTCTATAATAATCAATATCTTGATTTATTTGACCTTGAAAAAATTCTCTATTCCAGAACAAAAGAATTAGAAGTAAATTTATATATGGCAGTAGGAGGCAATGAAGATCCAGAACGTTTCTTAGATCCATTTAAAGATTTAATTGATATTCTTCAGAAAAGGAATTATAAAAATTTTTATATGAAATCATATATTGATGCAGGGAAAGATCATTATACTGTTTGGGAGCCAGCTTTGTATGAAGGAGTAAAAATGTTTTTTGGAATAAATAAACTGTGA
- a CDS encoding cellulase family glycosylhydrolase has translation MKKRLILLITLLISYSFVYSSDSKFTTFVERKNDKLYDNGKELRFISFNIPNLHYIEDYLPFDSTNPWRLPDEFEIRDALTAIKHLNGKVVRIYVLSVRRDIDTPDIIRHVEGPGKFNEEAFKALDKVLQIANEIGIRIIIPLVDNWHWWGGPKEYASFRGKDRDAFWSDPEIISDFKKTIEFVINRKNTFTGVLYKDDKAIFGWETGNELNAPYEWTKEIAAYIKSLDKNHLVIEGRNSPDLSIEAIQDTNIDVVTTHHYRDTKSNLEKIVANQKLARGKKPYFVGEFGIVPTQEIRAIMDTIINQGLVGGLLWSLRFRNREGGFYNHYEYNKVSAYRWPGFSSGEWYNEKLILNMVREKAYQIDGKTVPMLPVPEPPVLFEFDDVSQISWQGSAGAESYIIERREEDSDEWEVIADNVDDAKYQYRPLFNDETAEFDKRYFYRIAAKNESGISDYSNIVGPVKVKFKKIVDEMENFDKVFQKDGEFKLLTYQDIRRAKEDRSRLTGKDGSYLIYKSPMNISEIKVEFFLSDDGDIKIEAGNNLDNLEEVSIDKQIFKFGKNDYNFFDAVRYTATNIPENSKFVKIIINEGVQISRVEIKYQP, from the coding sequence ATGAAAAAAAGATTAATTCTGCTAATAACATTATTGATAAGTTATTCATTTGTTTACTCTTCTGATAGTAAGTTTACAACATTTGTAGAAAGAAAAAATGATAAACTTTATGATAATGGAAAAGAGTTACGGTTTATTTCATTTAATATTCCAAATCTTCACTACATCGAAGATTACTTGCCGTTCGATTCGACAAATCCATGGAGATTGCCTGATGAATTCGAAATTCGTGATGCATTAACCGCAATAAAACATCTTAATGGTAAAGTAGTTAGAATTTATGTTCTCTCTGTACGTAGAGATATTGATACTCCAGATATTATAAGACATGTGGAAGGTCCAGGTAAATTTAATGAGGAAGCATTCAAAGCACTTGATAAAGTTCTTCAAATTGCAAATGAAATTGGGATAAGAATTATTATACCACTTGTTGATAACTGGCACTGGTGGGGTGGACCAAAAGAATATGCATCGTTTAGAGGTAAAGATAGAGATGCATTCTGGAGTGATCCCGAAATTATTTCTGATTTCAAAAAAACAATTGAATTTGTTATTAATAGAAAAAATACTTTTACTGGAGTATTATACAAAGACGATAAAGCAATATTTGGCTGGGAAACTGGAAATGAATTAAATGCACCTTATGAATGGACAAAAGAAATTGCAGCTTATATTAAAAGTCTGGATAAAAACCATCTTGTAATTGAAGGAAGAAATTCACCTGATTTATCTATCGAAGCAATACAGGATACAAATATTGATGTAGTAACAACACATCATTATAGAGATACAAAATCCAATCTCGAAAAAATAGTTGCAAACCAGAAATTGGCAAGAGGAAAAAAACCTTATTTTGTTGGTGAATTTGGAATTGTACCTACACAGGAAATAAGAGCAATCATGGATACAATTATTAATCAGGGATTAGTTGGTGGTTTATTATGGAGCTTAAGATTTAGAAATCGAGAAGGAGGTTTTTATAATCATTATGAATATAATAAAGTTAGTGCTTATCGCTGGCCAGGTTTTTCGAGTGGTGAATGGTATAACGAAAAATTAATTTTAAATATGGTTAGAGAAAAAGCATATCAGATAGATGGTAAAACAGTCCCAATGCTTCCAGTGCCAGAGCCACCAGTACTTTTTGAATTTGATGATGTTTCTCAAATATCATGGCAGGGTTCAGCAGGGGCAGAATCTTATATTATTGAAAGAAGAGAAGAAGACTCGGATGAATGGGAAGTTATTGCTGATAATGTTGATGATGCTAAATATCAATATCGTCCTTTATTTAATGATGAAACAGCTGAGTTTGATAAAAGATACTTTTACAGGATTGCTGCAAAAAATGAATCAGGTATTTCTGATTATTCAAATATTGTTGGCCCGGTAAAAGTCAAATTCAAGAAAATTGTTGATGAAATGGAGAACTTTGATAAAGTTTTTCAAAAAGATGGTGAATTTAAACTCTTAACCTATCAGGATATACGTCGTGCAAAAGAAGATCGTAGTAGATTAACAGGAAAAGATGGGAGCTATTTGATTTATAAATCGCCAATGAATATTTCTGAAATAAAAGTTGAGTTCTTTTTATCTGACGATGGTGATATCAAAATAGAAGCCGGGAATAATCTCGATAATCTTGAGGAGGTAAGCATTGATAAACAAATATTTAAATTCGGGAAGAATGATTATAACTTTTTTGATGCTGTAAGATATACTGCAACTAATATCCCGGAAAATTCTAAGTTTGTAAAAATTATCATTAATGAAGGTGTTCAAATAAGCAGGGTTGAAATTAAATATCAACCATAG
- a CDS encoding AGE family epimerase/isomerase — translation MENNLIIKNEMLEQLKNNLLEKWYPLAIDKEFGGYFTNISYDFKIMPSQEKMIVTQARHMWTTAKAAKFFDSNQYYDYSLHGFKFLIEKMWDDKYGGFYQIRSREGNSCDVEGWFDEKRAYGNAFAIYGLAALYNITKDKVILDAAISAFEWLDQHAYDPEFKGYFQFLTREGIPFDKNSSYKTKATDAIEVGYKDQNSSIHLLEAFTELYHVWKNEKLYNRLFELLHLIRDVITTPKGYLQLFFERDWKPVSFRNAPEEIRKANYRLDHVSFGHDYETAYLMLEASYALGLENDIETLRVAKRMLDHAIENGWDEKNGGFFDEGYYFSGDNKCKIIKDTKNWWAQAEALNALLLFSRIFPKEKKYYKLFLKEWEYVNKYLIDHTYGDWYWGSLEKEPHYRTEPKGNIWKATYHNGRALMNCITILSNDDCELYKLNSFRKIKDEFENFIDHWKNIATNL, via the coding sequence ATGGAAAACAATTTAATAATCAAAAACGAAATGCTTGAACAATTAAAAAATAATTTATTAGAAAAATGGTATCCACTGGCTATTGATAAAGAGTTTGGTGGATATTTTACAAATATTTCTTATGATTTTAAAATTATGCCTTCTCAAGAAAAAATGATTGTAACACAAGCAAGACACATGTGGACTACAGCAAAAGCCGCAAAATTTTTTGATAGCAATCAATATTATGATTATTCTCTCCATGGTTTTAAATTCTTGATTGAAAAGATGTGGGACGACAAATACGGTGGATTCTATCAAATAAGAAGTAGAGAAGGAAATTCTTGCGATGTTGAAGGCTGGTTTGATGAAAAAAGGGCATATGGAAATGCATTTGCAATTTATGGATTGGCTGCACTTTATAATATTACAAAAGATAAAGTAATTCTCGATGCCGCAATATCTGCATTTGAATGGCTGGATCAACATGCCTACGATCCTGAATTTAAAGGTTATTTTCAGTTTCTTACACGAGAAGGAATTCCATTCGATAAAAATAGTTCATACAAAACAAAAGCAACAGATGCAATCGAAGTTGGTTACAAAGATCAAAATTCATCAATTCATTTACTCGAAGCTTTTACCGAATTATATCATGTCTGGAAAAATGAAAAATTATATAATCGATTATTTGAACTTCTGCATCTTATTCGTGATGTTATAACAACACCTAAAGGTTACCTTCAATTGTTTTTTGAAAGAGACTGGAAACCAGTTTCATTTAGAAATGCTCCAGAAGAAATTCGAAAAGCAAATTATAGATTAGATCATGTGTCGTTTGGACACGATTATGAAACTGCTTATTTAATGCTCGAAGCTTCTTATGCACTTGGTCTGGAAAATGACATCGAAACTTTACGTGTAGCAAAAAGAATGTTAGATCATGCTATTGAAAATGGCTGGGACGAAAAAAATGGTGGCTTTTTTGATGAAGGATATTACTTCTCTGGAGATAACAAATGTAAAATAATTAAAGACACAAAAAATTGGTGGGCACAGGCAGAAGCTTTAAATGCTCTTTTGCTTTTCTCTCGAATCTTTCCTAAAGAAAAAAAATATTATAAACTTTTTCTTAAAGAATGGGAATATGTTAATAAGTATCTAATAGATCACACTTATGGCGATTGGTACTGGGGCAGCCTCGAAAAAGAACCACATTATAGAACAGAACCAAAAGGAAATATCTGGAAAGCAACTTATCATAATGGACGTGCTTTAATGAATTGCATAACAATATTATCAAATGACGATTGTGAACTGTATAAACTCAATAGCTTTAGAAAAATAAAAGATGAATTTGAAAATTTCATTGATCACTGGAAAAACATTGCAACTAATTTATAG
- a CDS encoding glycoside hydrolase family 2 protein, which produces MKQLFLSFFFVYILILAQEPLIQNPYGRNYTFLNGKWKFEVDPYKSGKKNEWYEGIFMDRKQNYKWERIEYNFDKSKTIYVPGDWNSQSEKLFYYEGLLWYRKIFDYKKSNPTNRIFIYVGAANYEAEIFLNGHTIGSHKGGFTPFNFEITNYIKEKDNSLFISVDNERKAEYLPALKTDWWNYGGLNRDVMLIELPSTFIRDYFIQLKKDSDKEIEGYVKLDGNKLVQKILIEIPELRIQKEFSTDENGVAHISLKTENISLWSPENPKLYQVIIKSNEDEIKDEIGFRRIEVKGNKIYLNNKPVFLKGINIHEENPIRGNRAYNIDDAKMLLNWAKELGCNFVRLAHYPHNEFMTKISDKLGLMVWSEIPVYWSIDWNNPITLNYAKQQLEEMIQRDKNRASIIIWSVGNETPNTPQRHNFIKALCEHVRQFDKTRLISKAFNSFYERKENSFTKIFDDSTANLMDVIGLNEYVGWYDGLPDKCLKTKWEINFNKPVIISEFGAGCLYGLHGDSLTIWTEEYQEDFYKKSLEMISRIPNLIGICPWILADFRSPTRLLPEIQDGWNRKGLISEKGYKKKAYYVLKKFYETIR; this is translated from the coding sequence ATGAAACAATTATTCTTGTCATTCTTCTTTGTTTATATTCTAATCTTGGCACAAGAACCTCTAATTCAAAATCCTTATGGAAGAAATTATACTTTTCTAAATGGCAAATGGAAGTTTGAAGTTGATCCATACAAAAGCGGTAAAAAAAATGAATGGTATGAAGGAATTTTTATGGATCGAAAACAAAATTATAAATGGGAAAGGATTGAATATAATTTTGACAAAAGTAAAACTATTTATGTACCTGGTGACTGGAATTCTCAATCTGAAAAATTATTTTATTACGAAGGTTTGTTATGGTACAGAAAAATTTTTGACTATAAAAAATCGAATCCAACAAATAGAATTTTTATTTATGTAGGTGCTGCAAATTATGAGGCAGAAATTTTTTTGAATGGACATACAATTGGCTCGCACAAAGGTGGTTTTACACCATTTAATTTTGAAATCACCAATTACATTAAAGAAAAAGATAACTCACTTTTTATAAGTGTTGATAATGAAAGAAAAGCTGAATATCTACCTGCATTAAAAACTGATTGGTGGAATTATGGTGGTTTAAACAGAGATGTGATGTTAATCGAACTTCCTTCTACATTTATTCGAGACTATTTTATTCAATTGAAAAAAGATTCTGATAAAGAAATAGAAGGCTATGTTAAATTAGATGGCAATAAACTGGTTCAAAAAATTTTAATTGAAATACCTGAATTAAGAATTCAAAAAGAATTTTCAACTGATGAAAATGGAGTTGCACATATATCTTTAAAAACAGAAAATATTTCTTTGTGGTCGCCAGAAAATCCAAAACTTTATCAGGTAATAATAAAATCAAACGAAGATGAAATAAAAGACGAAATAGGATTTAGAAGAATTGAAGTAAAGGGAAATAAAATTTATTTAAACAATAAACCTGTTTTTTTAAAAGGAATAAATATACACGAAGAAAATCCAATAAGAGGCAATCGAGCTTATAATATTGATGATGCAAAAATGCTTTTAAACTGGGCAAAGGAACTGGGATGTAATTTTGTTAGACTTGCTCATTATCCACATAATGAATTTATGACTAAGATTTCAGATAAATTAGGTTTAATGGTCTGGTCAGAAATTCCAGTTTACTGGTCAATCGATTGGAATAATCCCATAACTCTAAATTATGCAAAACAACAACTTGAAGAGATGATTCAAAGAGATAAAAATAGAGCATCAATAATTATATGGTCTGTTGGAAATGAAACTCCCAATACACCACAAAGACACAATTTTATAAAAGCATTGTGTGAGCATGTAAGACAATTTGATAAAACACGATTAATTAGCAAAGCATTTAATTCATTCTATGAAAGAAAAGAAAATAGTTTCACAAAAATATTTGATGATTCAACTGCTAATTTAATGGATGTTATTGGACTAAACGAATATGTAGGATGGTATGATGGATTACCAGATAAATGCTTAAAAACAAAATGGGAAATTAATTTTAATAAGCCAGTTATTATTTCAGAATTTGGTGCTGGCTGTTTATATGGCTTACATGGAGATTCATTAACAATATGGACAGAAGAATATCAGGAAGATTTTTATAAGAAAAGTCTTGAAATGATTTCAAGGATTCCAAATTTAATTGGGATCTGTCCCTGGATACTTGCAGACTTCCGTTCGCCTACAAGATTACTACCAGAGATTCAGGATGGCTGGAATAGGAAAGGATTAATCTCAGAGAAAGGTTACAAGAAGAAAGCATATTATGTTCTGAAAAAATTTTATGAAACCATCAGATAA
- the uvrB gene encoding excinuclease ABC subunit UvrB has protein sequence MDRFELVSNYEPAGDQPKAIKELVEGLRKGVKHQVLLGVTGSGKTFTMSHVIKEINKPTLVISHNKTLAAQLYSEFKSFFPNNAVEFFISYYDYYQPEAYVVKRDLYIEKDFSINEEIDRLRLKATTALIEGRRDVIIVASVSCIYGIGAPDEYARQILFLRKGQKIDRKQLMRNLIDIYFTRNDTDFSRGSFRARGDVIEIIPAYQYEEAVRVEFWDDEIEKLSIIDSITGRVIREVESVPIYPAKYFVTTKDRINKAIQSIEEELKERLKYFWSQEKYVEAQRLEQRTRFDIEMMREIGYCSGIENYSRHLDGRPPGSRPYCLFDYFPKDYLLIIDESHVTIPQIRGMYNGDRSRKETLVEYGFRLPSALDNRPLKFEEFEELINQVIYVSATPGDYELEKSGGVYVEQIIRPTGLIDPEIEVRPVKNQIDDLIGEIRKRAERKERVLVTTLTKKMAEDLTDYLDKLNIKVRYIHSDIDALERVEIIRDLRMGDFDVLVGVNLLREGLDLPEVSLVAILDADKEGFLRSERSLMQTAGRTARNVNGKVIMYADTITESMRKTIEETNRRRKLQQEYNEKHGITPKTIYKSVEEILSSTSIADVRKKDYEREEATILKVVEPVIKYMSNEQRKELIEQMTEEMYAAARDLEFERAAYLRDEIEKLKKLIK, from the coding sequence ATGGATAGATTCGAATTAGTTTCAAATTATGAACCTGCTGGCGATCAACCAAAAGCAATAAAGGAACTTGTTGAAGGATTAAGGAAAGGAGTAAAGCATCAGGTTCTGCTTGGAGTTACAGGTAGTGGCAAAACTTTTACAATGTCGCACGTAATTAAAGAAATAAATAAACCTACACTTGTTATTTCACATAACAAAACACTTGCAGCACAACTTTATTCTGAGTTCAAATCATTCTTTCCAAATAATGCTGTAGAATTTTTTATCAGCTATTATGATTACTATCAACCTGAAGCTTATGTGGTTAAAAGAGATTTATATATTGAAAAAGATTTTTCTATAAATGAAGAAATTGATAGACTTAGACTTAAAGCAACAACTGCATTAATCGAAGGAAGGCGAGATGTTATAATAGTTGCCAGTGTATCGTGCATATATGGTATTGGAGCACCAGATGAATATGCCCGTCAAATTTTGTTTTTAAGGAAAGGTCAAAAGATCGATAGAAAACAATTAATGAGAAATTTGATTGATATTTATTTTACAAGAAACGATACAGATTTTTCCAGAGGTTCATTTAGAGCACGCGGAGATGTTATTGAAATTATTCCAGCATATCAATATGAAGAAGCTGTTCGTGTTGAATTCTGGGATGATGAAATCGAAAAACTTTCAATCATAGATTCAATTACTGGTAGAGTAATAAGAGAAGTTGAATCTGTTCCAATTTATCCAGCTAAATATTTTGTTACAACAAAAGACAGAATAAATAAAGCAATACAATCAATCGAAGAAGAACTAAAAGAAAGATTAAAGTATTTCTGGTCACAAGAAAAATATGTTGAAGCTCAAAGACTTGAACAAAGAACAAGATTCGATATTGAAATGATGAGAGAAATAGGTTATTGTTCAGGAATTGAAAATTATTCACGTCATCTCGATGGAAGACCACCAGGTTCTCGACCATATTGTTTATTTGATTACTTCCCAAAAGATTATCTTTTAATTATTGATGAATCACACGTTACAATTCCCCAAATAAGAGGAATGTATAATGGAGATCGTTCCAGAAAAGAAACTCTTGTTGAATATGGATTTAGACTTCCTTCTGCTCTGGATAATCGTCCACTTAAATTCGAAGAATTCGAAGAGTTAATTAATCAGGTAATCTATGTAAGTGCAACTCCAGGTGATTATGAGCTTGAAAAAAGTGGCGGCGTTTATGTTGAACAAATTATTAGACCTACTGGATTGATAGATCCCGAAATTGAAGTGCGTCCAGTAAAAAATCAAATTGATGATTTAATTGGTGAAATAAGAAAACGAGCAGAAAGAAAAGAAAGAGTACTTGTAACTACATTAACTAAGAAAATGGCAGAGGACTTAACTGATTATCTCGATAAACTTAATATTAAAGTTAGATATATCCACAGTGATATTGATGCTCTGGAAAGAGTGGAGATTATAAGAGATTTAAGAATGGGTGATTTTGATGTTCTTGTTGGTGTAAATCTTTTAAGAGAAGGACTTGATTTACCAGAAGTTTCTCTTGTTGCAATTCTTGATGCTGATAAAGAAGGATTTTTAAGAAGTGAAAGATCACTTATGCAAACAGCTGGTAGAACTGCTCGTAATGTTAATGGAAAAGTTATTATGTATGCAGATACAATTACAGAATCGATGCGTAAAACTATTGAAGAAACTAATAGAAGAAGAAAGCTTCAACAGGAATACAACGAAAAACATGGTATCACACCAAAAACTATTTATAAAAGCGTTGAAGAAATTTTATCTTCTACATCAATTGCCGATGTAAGAAAGAAAGATTATGAAAGAGAAGAAGCAACTATTTTAAAAGTTGTTGAACCAGTAATTAAATATATGTCAAATGAACAGAGAAAAGAATTAATTGAGCAGATGACAGAAGAAATGTATGCTGCAGCACGCGATCTTGAATTTGAAAGAGCAGCTTATTTAAGAGATGAAATAGAAAAATTAAAAAAGCTTATTAAATAA